The following proteins are co-located in the Candidatus Methanogranum gryphiswaldense genome:
- the cysK gene encoding cysteine synthase A yields MSKIYSGVAELVGNTPLVEFGNIAKAHGSKARILAKLEMFNPSGSVKDRIALSMVEAAEKQGAIKKGGTLIEPTSGNTGIGLAAIGAARGYKVILTMPETMSIERRQMIAAYGADIVLTDGTKGMKGAIDKANQLAKEIPNSIIPGQFVNQANPETHRKTTGPEIWKDTGGKVDILVAGVGTGGTITGAGEYLRSKNPDLKIIAVEPKDSPVLSEGRAGPHKIQGIGAGFVPEVLDTKIYNEVIAVKDTDAFVVGKEVARAEGVLVGISSGAALWAALEVASRKENEGKTIVVILPDNGDRYLSTPLFN; encoded by the coding sequence ATGAGCAAGATATATTCAGGGGTAGCAGAACTCGTCGGCAATACACCGTTGGTAGAGTTCGGTAACATAGCGAAAGCACACGGCAGCAAAGCCAGAATATTAGCCAAATTAGAGATGTTCAATCCTTCTGGGTCTGTAAAGGATAGGATAGCGCTATCCATGGTAGAGGCTGCAGAGAAGCAAGGCGCAATAAAGAAAGGTGGAACGTTGATAGAGCCCACTTCCGGAAACACTGGAATAGGACTTGCCGCCATTGGTGCCGCTAGAGGTTACAAGGTCATATTGACCATGCCAGAAACAATGTCTATAGAAAGAAGGCAGATGATAGCCGCATATGGTGCGGATATCGTGTTGACCGATGGCACAAAAGGAATGAAAGGGGCCATTGACAAGGCAAATCAACTTGCAAAAGAGATACCGAATAGTATAATTCCAGGTCAATTCGTCAATCAGGCGAATCCAGAGACCCACAGGAAGACAACAGGTCCTGAGATATGGAAGGATACGGGCGGAAAGGTAGACATTCTGGTAGCAGGAGTAGGTACTGGCGGTACCATCACCGGTGCTGGAGAATATCTTAGATCAAAGAATCCTGATCTAAAGATCATTGCAGTGGAGCCAAAAGATTCACCTGTACTTTCCGAAGGTCGCGCAGGTCCACACAAGATACAAGGTATCGGTGCCGGATTTGTTCCAGAAGTACTTGACACGAAGATATACAATGAGGTGATCGCGGTGAAGGACACCGACGCATTCGTTGTTGGAAAAGAAGTGGCACGTGCAGAAGGTGTGCTTGTTGGGATATCATCAGGTGCAGCTCTTTGGGCAGCACTGGAAGTTGCATCCAGAAAAGAGAATGAGGGCAAGACCATAGTAGTGATACTTCCTGATAACGGAGACAGATATCTTTCGACGCCTTTGTTCAATTGA
- the nifU gene encoding Fe-S cluster assembly scaffold protein NifU translates to MYDGEYSEKVIDHFTNPRNVGEIANASGVGTVGNAKCGDIMRIFLDIDENQIIRDCKFKTFGCGAAVATSSMATEMIKGKTVQEALELTNVAVMQALGGLPQIKIHCSLLAEEAVHAALWDYAEKNGIVIEGLKKPKTDINDEEIACSR, encoded by the coding sequence ATGTATGACGGCGAATATAGCGAGAAGGTCATCGACCATTTTACAAATCCACGTAATGTGGGCGAGATCGCAAATGCAAGCGGTGTAGGAACTGTCGGTAACGCGAAGTGCGGAGATATAATGCGCATATTCTTGGATATTGATGAGAATCAGATAATCCGGGATTGCAAATTCAAGACGTTTGGTTGCGGAGCGGCAGTAGCTACAAGTAGCATGGCGACAGAGATGATAAAGGGTAAAACGGTGCAAGAGGCACTGGAATTGACAAATGTCGCCGTTATGCAAGCTTTGGGAGGACTTCCGCAGATAAAGATCCACTGTTCACTTCTTGCAGAAGAGGCGGTGCATGCTGCATTATGGGACTATGCTGAAAAAAATGGTATCGTCATCGAGGGTCTAAAGAAACCAAAGACTGATATAAATGATGAAGAAATCGCATGTTCCAGATAA
- a CDS encoding zinc-ribbon domain-containing protein, translated as MAKFCKKCGTLMSDDERFCPKCGASGGSKVPTNSVVRMGAIKGKMVSLGVALVVIILGLIYFALLR; from the coding sequence ATGGCAAAATTCTGCAAAAAGTGCGGCACTCTCATGTCGGATGATGAGCGTTTTTGTCCCAAGTGCGGTGCATCGGGAGGTTCAAAGGTCCCGACGAACTCTGTCGTACGGATGGGCGCGATCAAAGGCAAGATGGTATCTCTGGGAGTTGCTCTGGTCGTTATAATTTTGGGTCTGATATATTTCGCACTTTTGAGATGA
- a CDS encoding DUF6198 family protein, with the protein MNVGSRPLRKTVVFFLAVTIMALGVILSTKAVLGTSPISSIPYVLSLGIHMSIGLTMFIINLIMVAFGILMMGRLYKPIYLFQIVMVVMFSALCDVFSYIVDWIVLTNYIVQWGMVILAAVVLSFGISLELAANVTMMPGEYLVSFVSIRTGVEFGKVKVLFDITMISIAIVASFFFFGALNGIREGTIFAAVSIGFIVRFFTKFLKDSGFYDWLGHKDISMIRNVKTPEELQ; encoded by the coding sequence ATGAATGTAGGCAGCCGTCCTTTAAGGAAAACAGTTGTTTTCTTTTTAGCGGTCACTATCATGGCATTGGGTGTAATCCTGTCCACCAAGGCGGTTCTGGGAACATCCCCGATATCATCCATACCTTATGTTCTCAGTCTTGGCATTCATATGAGCATCGGATTGACAATGTTCATCATCAATCTTATAATGGTGGCGTTTGGGATCTTAATGATGGGTCGTTTGTATAAGCCCATATATCTTTTTCAGATAGTCATGGTCGTAATGTTCAGTGCATTATGTGATGTTTTTTCGTATATTGTTGATTGGATCGTGTTGACAAATTACATCGTACAATGGGGTATGGTCATATTGGCAGCCGTTGTTCTTTCTTTTGGAATAAGTTTGGAGCTTGCCGCGAATGTAACGATGATGCCTGGTGAGTATCTGGTAAGTTTCGTGTCAATAAGGACAGGGGTAGAGTTTGGAAAGGTCAAGGTGTTGTTCGATATCACCATGATATCAATAGCGATCGTTGCTTCGTTCTTTTTCTTCGGTGCTTTGAACGGCATTCGTGAAGGAACAATATTTGCCGCGGTATCTATCGGATTTATCGTTCGTTTCTTTACTAAATTTTTGAAGGATAGCGGATTTTACGATTGGCTAGGTCATAAAGATATCTCGATGATCAGGAATGTGAAGACACCAGAAGAACTTCAATGA
- a CDS encoding (Fe-S)-binding protein: MEVPIEISDLMTKCIKCGLCQDNCPSLRYGGCDPMAVMSGEDGNVVKCIGCGECSRSCDFTDPTYVMHFMRSKALGSKVPDIFLRTGFVLPQSDVSRSELKPQWEGNNYLMSGCTVESKAPFLIYAATLALNSVGEGCQELPKNSCCTYPIPFRQLTEKERDAYKHEIGNSSAGKNIITICPGCDAELNRSGVYAINFVNLMVKHADKIQVLKSTTLKVAIEPGCHYDTIYDDLVKIVKATGVEYIENKFGCCGKSIPVVSEGLMKERQKEMEGADVVIVACPMCFSRYDLVSNGIPVLHIVELIAMAAGDNSTLKYHNIKLKI; the protein is encoded by the coding sequence ATGGAAGTTCCAATTGAGATCTCAGATCTAATGACAAAGTGCATAAAATGTGGCTTGTGTCAAGATAATTGTCCATCATTACGCTATGGTGGATGCGATCCCATGGCCGTAATGTCAGGAGAGGATGGCAATGTTGTAAAATGCATTGGCTGTGGCGAATGTTCCAGATCATGTGATTTCACGGACCCTACTTACGTGATGCATTTTATGAGGTCAAAGGCACTTGGTTCGAAGGTTCCTGATATTTTTCTTAGGACAGGGTTTGTGTTGCCGCAATCAGATGTTTCACGTTCTGAGCTTAAACCACAATGGGAAGGGAACAACTATTTGATGTCAGGTTGCACCGTTGAAAGTAAGGCGCCTTTTTTGATCTATGCGGCCACATTGGCTTTGAACTCGGTAGGGGAAGGATGTCAGGAGTTGCCTAAGAATTCATGTTGTACATATCCAATTCCTTTCAGACAGCTCACTGAGAAAGAGAGGGATGCATACAAGCATGAGATCGGCAATTCCTCGGCAGGCAAGAACATAATAACAATATGTCCTGGATGTGACGCAGAATTGAATCGGTCCGGTGTATATGCCATAAATTTTGTGAATCTAATGGTCAAACATGCGGATAAGATACAAGTTTTGAAAAGTACAACATTGAAGGTAGCGATCGAACCAGGATGCCATTACGATACAATATATGACGATCTTGTCAAGATCGTAAAGGCAACGGGCGTCGAATATATCGAAAATAAGTTCGGATGCTGTGGGAAGTCCATCCCAGTGGTCTCAGAAGGATTGATGAAGGAGAGACAAAAGGAGATGGAAGGTGCAGATGTTGTCATTGTTGCATGTCCAATGTGTTTTTCCAGATATGATTTGGTTTCTAATGGCATCCCCGTGCTCCACATCGTAGAACTTATCGCTATGGCCGCTGGAGATAATTCTACCTTGAAATATCATAACATCAAGTTGAAGATCTGA
- a CDS encoding metalloregulator ArsR/SmtB family transcription factor: protein MTKKECVKETCCSNIIDLPTEMEEIMCLNGGLKEIKKRVPKKEELVNESMTFKALSDPIRLQIIHALLISDLCPCILKEITDTTDSKLSYHLNILEEAGLISNSPRKKWRIYGLTEYGRSVINNYLSLSK from the coding sequence ATGACAAAAAAAGAGTGCGTTAAAGAAACTTGTTGTTCGAATATAATAGACCTTCCAACAGAAATGGAGGAGATTATGTGTCTCAACGGAGGTCTCAAGGAAATAAAGAAACGTGTCCCAAAAAAAGAAGAATTGGTCAATGAATCAATGACCTTCAAAGCCCTATCCGATCCGATACGTCTACAGATAATACACGCACTTCTGATATCTGATTTGTGCCCCTGCATATTGAAGGAAATAACAGATACAACAGACTCTAAACTATCATATCATCTAAATATATTGGAAGAAGCAGGTCTAATATCAAATTCTCCTAGGAAAAAATGGCGCATTTATGGATTAACCGAATATGGTAGATCTGTGATCAACAATTATTTATCATTATCAAAATAA
- a CDS encoding Rrf2 family transcriptional regulator: MSKLISTKGRYAMRLMLDIALYQKDGAIKIKDISDRQDISPKYLEAIISSLNRAGFVRSVRGPQGGYVLTRRPEEYTVGSIIRAVEGDLSIVPCVKEGLEYCDRFENCTTVKLWTKIDDAMSSVIDNITLADLISWERAGNVIQIDI; encoded by the coding sequence ATGTCAAAGCTGATATCTACGAAAGGAAGGTACGCCATGCGTTTGATGCTTGATATTGCACTCTACCAAAAGGACGGCGCGATCAAGATCAAGGACATATCCGATAGGCAGGATATCTCACCAAAGTATCTTGAGGCGATAATTTCGAGTCTTAACCGTGCGGGGTTTGTCAGAAGTGTAAGAGGACCTCAGGGTGGATATGTGTTGACTAGAAGACCTGAAGAATACACAGTGGGCAGCATAATTAGGGCAGTCGAAGGAGATCTTTCGATAGTGCCATGTGTAAAGGAAGGCTTGGAGTATTGTGACAGATTCGAGAATTGCACAACAGTGAAACTGTGGACCAAGATAGATGATGCAATGTCCTCAGTCATAGACAATATAACGCTTGCCGATCTGATCTCGTGGGAAAGGGCGGGCAACGTCATACAGATCGATATTTGA
- the thrS gene encoding threonine--tRNA ligase — translation MKALYNDGRVEECEDELKVLRHTTAHVLAQAVKRLYPETKLAIGPAIDDGFYYDFDKNGGFSQEDLDAVEEEMKKIIKENLKIETYPLPREEALKYLADKGEIYKVELVRDLPEDARITFYKQGEFVDLCAGPHLLYTKGVKAFKLTTLAGAYWRGSEKNKMLSRIYGTAFESKDKLEAYLNMLEEAKKRDHRKLGKELGIFALMDEGPGFPFFLPKGTILKNTLMSYWRELHTREGYKEICTPMMLSKELWETSGHWDHYKDNMYTTLIDDQEFCVKPMNCPGCILVYKNEPHSYRELPIRMGEFGLVHRHERSGTLHGLFRVRCFTQDDAHIFMMQDQIIDEIKGVVRLVDEVYSKFGFKYHVELSTRPENSMGSDEDWENATNGLIHALEASNLKYTVNEGDGAFYGPKIDFHLEDTIGRTWQCGTIQLDFQMPQRFEMSYTGADGEKHRPIMVHRVIYGSIERFIGILIEHYAGRFPTWLAPVQVKVLSVSEKSYDYAKQIADKCKVAGIRVELDNREEKIGYKIREAQLEKAPYMLIIGEKETENGNSVSVRSRDKGDLGSMLTDDFIVQVKKEDSERIS, via the coding sequence ATGAAGGCATTATACAACGATGGCAGAGTAGAGGAATGTGAAGATGAACTTAAGGTTCTCAGGCACACTACTGCGCATGTCCTAGCACAGGCAGTAAAAAGGCTCTACCCCGAGACTAAGTTGGCCATCGGACCCGCCATCGATGACGGTTTTTACTACGATTTTGATAAAAACGGAGGATTCTCACAGGAGGATCTGGATGCAGTAGAGGAAGAGATGAAGAAGATCATCAAAGAGAATTTGAAGATCGAGACATATCCCCTTCCCAGAGAAGAAGCATTGAAATATCTGGCAGACAAGGGAGAGATCTACAAGGTGGAGCTTGTAAGGGACCTTCCAGAGGATGCTAGGATAACATTCTACAAACAGGGAGAGTTCGTCGATCTCTGTGCTGGCCCTCATCTTTTGTACACAAAAGGGGTCAAGGCATTCAAACTTACGACACTCGCAGGCGCATATTGGCGTGGAAGCGAGAAGAACAAGATGCTGTCCAGGATATATGGTACGGCATTTGAAAGTAAGGATAAATTGGAAGCATACCTCAACATGCTTGAAGAGGCAAAGAAGAGGGACCACCGTAAACTCGGAAAGGAATTGGGGATCTTTGCATTGATGGATGAAGGTCCTGGATTTCCATTCTTCCTTCCTAAAGGAACGATCCTGAAGAACACCTTGATGAGCTATTGGAGAGAACTTCACACAAGGGAAGGGTACAAGGAGATATGCACCCCCATGATGCTCAGCAAGGAGCTTTGGGAGACCTCAGGTCACTGGGACCATTACAAGGACAACATGTACACGACGCTCATCGATGATCAGGAGTTCTGTGTGAAGCCGATGAATTGTCCTGGTTGCATATTGGTTTACAAGAACGAGCCCCACTCATACAGGGAGTTGCCCATCAGGATGGGGGAGTTCGGATTGGTCCACAGGCACGAGAGGTCAGGAACACTCCACGGATTGTTTAGGGTCAGATGCTTTACTCAGGATGATGCGCACATCTTCATGATGCAAGATCAGATCATAGATGAGATCAAAGGTGTGGTAAGGCTTGTGGACGAGGTTTATTCCAAATTCGGGTTCAAATACCATGTCGAGCTTTCCACAAGGCCTGAGAACAGCATGGGAAGTGATGAGGACTGGGAGAACGCTACAAATGGTCTCATACATGCTCTCGAGGCATCCAATCTGAAATATACTGTCAATGAAGGCGACGGTGCATTCTATGGACCTAAGATCGATTTCCATCTGGAGGATACGATCGGAAGGACCTGGCAATGCGGTACGATACAGCTGGACTTCCAGATGCCGCAGAGATTTGAAATGTCATACACCGGTGCCGATGGCGAGAAGCACAGGCCGATAATGGTCCACAGAGTGATATATGGGTCCATTGAGAGATTCATAGGCATTTTGATAGAACATTATGCAGGAAGGTTCCCTACATGGTTAGCTCCGGTTCAGGTCAAGGTCCTTTCGGTTTCCGAGAAATCTTATGATTATGCAAAGCAGATAGCGGATAAATGCAAAGTCGCTGGCATAAGGGTAGAGCTCGACAACAGAGAGGAAAAGATCGGATACAAGATCCGTGAGGCTCAACTCGAGAAGGCACCATACATGCTCATCATCGGGGAGAAAGAGACCGAAAATGGAAATTCTGTGTCAGTCAGGAGCAGAGACAAAGGCGATCTGGGAAGCATGCTGACTGATGATTTCATCGTTCAGGTCAAGAAAGAGGATTCCGAAAGGATTAGCTGA
- a CDS encoding DUF3877 family protein, whose product MDSKELENAVISTIQETQVKLGLAKGAVSLYIPLDSLFSPDGICNGSNEILDEFMEDSKERLGKVECSILDNRVRIIVPEEGCRYVSTLPVSPVLKVFVDSVLEHVETKELKARLQNISADCIWKDIEGEEFDSVVYFKDGTDPYVYCITTECGHLTYHRFSREDYSKLGFVRI is encoded by the coding sequence ATGGATTCAAAAGAGTTGGAGAACGCGGTCATATCGACCATTCAGGAAACACAGGTGAAATTGGGTCTCGCTAAGGGAGCTGTTTCACTTTACATTCCTTTGGACAGTCTATTTTCTCCCGACGGGATCTGTAATGGATCGAATGAGATATTGGATGAGTTCATGGAGGACTCGAAGGAACGGCTTGGTAAAGTCGAGTGTTCCATTTTGGACAACAGGGTAAGAATAATAGTGCCTGAAGAAGGATGCAGATATGTCAGCACTCTTCCTGTTAGTCCTGTTCTGAAGGTATTTGTGGATTCTGTTCTTGAACATGTGGAAACCAAAGAATTGAAGGCAAGGTTACAGAATATCTCAGCAGATTGCATATGGAAGGACATAGAAGGAGAAGAGTTCGATTCTGTTGTATATTTCAAGGATGGCACAGACCCTTATGTGTATTGCATAACTACAGAGTGTGGACATTTGACATATCATAGGTTCTCAAGAGAGGACTATTCAAAATTAGGATTTGTACGTATATGA
- the arsB gene encoding ACR3 family arsenite efflux transporter, with translation MVGSNSNARSNGSLKVSERLPFLSRYLTIWIFVAMALGIGLGILIPGLADFIGSLSIGTTSIPLAIGLILMMYPPLAKVKYEELGKVTHMPGAKKMFSTSLFLNYVVGPFLMFALAWIFLPDMPEYRIGVIIVGIARCIAMVLVWNELAKGDNEYAAILVAINSVFQIIMFSFYAYFLIAVLSDFISPGSGVDVEISMASIAISVLIYLGIPFFSGIATRYLLRPRMGKEWYDDKFMPIAGKISLLALLFTIVIMFSLKSDYIVQLPVDVIRIAIPLLCYFAIMFLLSFGLSWRFKFDYPHAAAQSFTASSNNFELAIAVAVGVFGISSGVAFAAVIGPLVEVPVMIGFVHLSLYFQRKYYDSEGHVKRIDNKKGRCRES, from the coding sequence ATGGTCGGTTCGAACAGTAATGCAAGATCCAACGGGAGTTTAAAAGTTTCAGAAAGATTGCCCTTTCTAAGCAGATATCTTACAATTTGGATATTCGTAGCAATGGCCCTCGGTATAGGGCTAGGCATACTAATTCCAGGTTTAGCTGATTTCATAGGTTCTCTTAGTATCGGTACGACGTCCATACCTTTGGCCATCGGTCTGATATTGATGATGTATCCGCCTCTTGCCAAAGTGAAGTATGAGGAACTTGGAAAGGTCACCCATATGCCAGGAGCGAAGAAGATGTTCTCCACGTCCTTATTCTTGAATTATGTAGTGGGGCCTTTTCTGATGTTCGCTCTGGCATGGATATTCCTTCCAGATATGCCAGAGTATCGTATAGGTGTCATAATTGTTGGTATCGCCAGATGCATAGCCATGGTGCTGGTGTGGAACGAATTGGCCAAGGGAGACAACGAATATGCAGCTATACTTGTTGCAATAAATTCTGTGTTCCAGATAATAATGTTCTCCTTCTATGCTTATTTCTTGATAGCAGTGTTATCGGATTTCATCTCGCCAGGTTCCGGAGTGGATGTAGAGATATCGATGGCATCCATAGCCATAAGTGTGTTGATCTATCTTGGGATACCATTCTTTTCTGGCATAGCTACAAGGTACCTGTTGAGGCCCCGCATGGGCAAGGAATGGTATGATGATAAATTCATGCCTATCGCCGGAAAGATCTCCTTGCTTGCCCTTTTGTTCACGATAGTGATAATGTTCTCTCTTAAGAGTGATTACATTGTGCAATTGCCGGTCGATGTGATCAGGATCGCTATACCCCTGCTTTGCTATTTTGCGATAATGTTCCTTTTGTCATTCGGCCTATCATGGCGTTTCAAATTTGATTATCCGCATGCAGCAGCACAATCGTTCACCGCTTCCAGTAACAATTTCGAACTCGCTATCGCAGTTGCAGTCGGAGTGTTCGGTATCAGTTCAGGAGTGGCTTTCGCAGCGGTTATAGGCCCTCTTGTAGAGGTGCCGGTAATGATAGGATTCGTTCATCTGTCGTTGTATTTCCAAAGGAAATACTATGACAGTGAAGGACATGTAAAAAGGATCGATAATAAAAAGGGCAGATGCAGAGAATCGTAA
- the nifS gene encoding cysteine desulfurase NifS, with protein sequence MKQDGVQNAKPVYLDNAATTAVDPEVLEAMLPYFIEASANPSSLHIAAKRARDACNAARHSIAHLINAKDEEIFFTSGGSESDNWALKSIAYTQKSKGNHIIVTKIEHHAIINTCKFLEKNGIEVTYLDVDKYGRVDPKDVERAIRPGTILISVMFANNEIGTIEPIKEIGVIAKKHGILFHTDAVQAFGQIPIDVNEMNIDLLSASGHKVYGPKGVGILYIRKGIRMEPLIHGGAQEWGQRAGTSNVPGIVGMGKAAEIAERDMSKKVAHEVKIRDHVIGRILSEIPYSSLNGHRTERLPGNVNISFQFVEGESVLMSMSQKGICVSTGSACASGSLDPSHVLLAIGLPHEGAHGSIRITISSTTTFEEVDYAVDVLKASVERLRSLSPLYDDFVKKEVTKDV encoded by the coding sequence ATGAAACAAGACGGCGTACAGAACGCGAAACCTGTATACTTGGATAATGCGGCTACAACAGCGGTCGATCCTGAGGTTTTGGAAGCCATGCTTCCCTACTTCATCGAGGCATCGGCAAACCCTTCGAGTCTTCATATAGCGGCTAAAAGGGCAAGAGATGCATGCAATGCAGCACGCCATTCAATAGCTCATTTGATCAATGCAAAAGATGAAGAGATCTTTTTTACATCTGGAGGTTCTGAATCCGACAACTGGGCCTTAAAGTCGATTGCCTACACGCAGAAATCAAAAGGAAATCATATCATTGTGACAAAGATAGAGCATCATGCAATCATAAATACATGTAAATTCCTCGAAAAAAATGGTATTGAAGTAACGTATCTGGATGTTGATAAATACGGACGCGTAGATCCTAAGGATGTTGAGAGGGCGATACGTCCTGGAACGATACTCATTTCTGTCATGTTCGCCAACAATGAAATCGGGACGATCGAACCGATAAAAGAAATAGGGGTCATTGCAAAAAAGCACGGCATTTTGTTTCACACAGATGCCGTACAAGCCTTCGGTCAAATACCAATCGATGTCAATGAAATGAACATCGATCTGTTGAGTGCCAGTGGTCATAAGGTCTATGGTCCGAAAGGCGTAGGCATCCTGTATATCAGGAAAGGAATAAGGATGGAACCTTTGATTCACGGAGGGGCCCAGGAATGGGGTCAGCGTGCAGGGACATCCAATGTTCCAGGCATTGTAGGAATGGGAAAGGCGGCAGAGATCGCCGAGAGGGACATGTCCAAGAAGGTGGCTCATGAGGTCAAGATTAGGGATCACGTCATAGGTCGCATTCTCTCTGAGATACCATACAGCAGTCTTAATGGTCATAGAACCGAAAGATTGCCCGGTAATGTCAATATAAGTTTTCAATTCGTTGAAGGTGAGAGCGTGTTGATGTCCATGAGCCAAAAGGGGATATGTGTCTCCACAGGGTCCGCATGTGCATCCGGTTCCTTGGATCCATCACATGTGTTGCTTGCGATAGGTCTCCCACATGAGGGGGCCCACGGTTCAATAAGAATAACCATCTCTTCGACCACAACATTTGAAGAGGTAGATTATGCCGTGGATGTGTTGAAAGCATCGGTAGAGAGGTTGAGATCACTATCACCTTTGTACGATGATTTCGTTAAGAAGGAGGTTACTAAAGATGTATGA